In one Arachis duranensis cultivar V14167 chromosome 9, aradu.V14167.gnm2.J7QH, whole genome shotgun sequence genomic region, the following are encoded:
- the LOC107464798 gene encoding U-box domain-containing protein 51 isoform X1, with translation MVDFRKSASAKPKNTGGPTTVIAVTSGRKSQYAVQWAVEHILKKNSSCILIHVQTNRLYHQNGVGPSHCRPPTEEEWQRIFLPFRGLCARKGIVVTELVLQGANVTSALTQYVNENYISSVIVGASQWNSFIRKFKNTDVAASLAKSLADFCSIYVISKGKVQTIHPAGPAQNGKFTKAATVKGVATPDYFLNNSPQHINSLVKDATLSMTPSNFSPMERSPTISFGGSSPQTDNDLEFAKSQVTSSKSKKKMEEELMKLKLELKKTNEQYGFFCKEVDSAHKGVEEHEKAKLSRQKTVHAMENEENQGASSSAYIYKNIVPYRRYNIKEIEIATNYFDIDLKIGEGGYGPVFKGVIDNTDVAIKAVRPDISHGERQFNQEVQVLSTITHPNMVLLIGACPEFGCLVYEYMDYGSLEDRLFRKGNTPPIPWKIRFKIASEIATALLYLHQLKPEPLVHRDLKPANILLDRNYLSKIGDVGLARLVPPSVADKTTQYRLTKAAGTFCYIDPEYQQTGLLGVKSDIYSFGVMLLQIITAKPPMGLAHLVQSAIDAGSFEQVLDPSLNDWPVEDALSCAKLALKCCEMRKRDRPSLATVILPELNRLRDLR, from the exons ATGGTAGATTTCAGAAAATCAGCATCAGCTAAGCCTAAAAATACTGGCGGCCCTACGACTGTGATCGCCGTGACCAGCGGCCGGAAAAGCCAATACGCCGTCCAGTGGGCCGTAGAACATATTCTGAAGAAGAATTCCTCTTGCATTCTCATTCACGTTCAGACCAATCGTTTGTACCACC AGAATGGTGTTGGCCCTAGTCATTGTCGTCCACCAACTGAAGAAGAATGGCAGCGGATTTTTCTCCCTTTCAGAGGGCTTTGTGCTCGAAAAGGG ATTGTAGTGACAGAGTTGGTGTTACAAGGCGCTAATGTTACAAGTGCACTTACTCAATACGTAAATGAAAACTATATTAGTAGCGTCATTGTTGGTGCTTCCCAATGGAATTCTTTTATAAG gaaatttaaaaatacgGATGTGGCAGCTAGCTTAGCCAAGTCTTTGGCAGATTTTTGCTCAATATATGTTATATCGAAAGGAAAAGTCCAAACTATCCATCCAGCAGGTCCTGCTCAAAATGGTAAATTCACAAAAGCAGCAACAGTAAAAGGGGTAGCAACGCcagattattttttaaacaattcaCCTCAACATATAAACAG CTTGGTCAAAGATGCTACATTATCAATGACACCAAGTAATTTTTCACCAATGGAACGAAGTCCAACAATATCCTTTGGAGGCTCTTCACCACAAACCGACAATGATCTTGAATTCGCAAAGTCACAAGTCACTTCATCAAAATCCAAA aaaaaaatggaggaagaattaatgaaattaaaacttgAACTAAAGAAAACAAATGAGCAATATGGATTTTTCTGCAAAGAAGTCGACTCTGCGCATAAG GGAGTGGAAGAGCATGAAAAGGCTAAGCTTTCAAGGCAGAAAACAGTGCATGCTATGGAAAACGAGGAAAATCAAGGAGCTTCAAGTTCTGCCTACATTTATAAAAACATCGTTCCATACAGAAGATACAACATTAAAGAAATAGAAATTGCAACTAATTACTTTGATATTGATCTCAAAATTGGAGAAGGTGGTTATGGACCAGTTTTTAAAGGAGTAATTGACAACACTGATGTTGCCATCAAGGCTGTGAGGCCAGATATAAGCCATGGGGAAAGACAATTTAACCAAGAG gttcaagttttgagcaccATAACACATCCAAACATGGTACTCCTGATAGGTGCATGCCCAGAATTCGGATGTCTTGTGTATGAATATATGGACTACGGAAGTTTGGAAGATCGTTTATTCAGAAAAGGAAACACTCCTCCAATCCCATGGAAAATCCGTTTCAAAATAGCATCGGAAATCGCCACGGCCCTTCTCTACCTTCACCAACTAAAACCAGAGCCACTAGTCCACCGTGACCTCAAGCCAGCAAATATCCTCTTAGACAGAAACTATTTAAGCAAGATTGGCGACGTCGGTCTTGCCAGGCTCGTTCCGCCTTCGGTCGCTGACAAAACTACCCAGTACCGGCTGACGAAAGCCGCCGGCACATTCTGTTATATCGACCCGGAGTATCAACAGACAGGGTTGTTGGGTGTGAAATCGGACATATATTCATTTGGTGTGATGCTGCTTCAGATTATAACTGCAAAGCCTCCAATGGGGTTGGCTCATTTGGTTCAGAGCGCTATTGATGCTGGTAGCTTTGAACAAGTTCTTGATCCTAGTTTGAATGATTGGCCTGttgaagatgctttgtcttgTGCTAAGTTGGCATTGAAGTGTTGTGAGATGAGAAAACGAGATAGACCCAGTCTTGCTACTGTGATTTTACCCGAGTTGAATAGGCTCAGAGATTTGAGATAG
- the LOC107464798 gene encoding U-box domain-containing protein 52 isoform X2, protein MVDFRKSASAKPKNTGGPTTVIAVTSGRKSQYAVQWAVEHILKKNSSCILIHVQTNRLYHQNGVGPSHCRPPTEEEWQRIFLPFRGLCARKGIVVTELVLQGANVTSALTQYVNENYISSVIVGASQWNSFIRKFKNTDVAASLAKSLADFCSIYVISKGKVQTIHPAGPAQNGKFTKAATVKGVATPDYFLNNSPQHINSLVKDATLSMTPSNFSPMERSPTISFGGSSPQTDNDLEFAKSQVTSSKSKGVEEHEKAKLSRQKTVHAMENEENQGASSSAYIYKNIVPYRRYNIKEIEIATNYFDIDLKIGEGGYGPVFKGVIDNTDVAIKAVRPDISHGERQFNQEVQVLSTITHPNMVLLIGACPEFGCLVYEYMDYGSLEDRLFRKGNTPPIPWKIRFKIASEIATALLYLHQLKPEPLVHRDLKPANILLDRNYLSKIGDVGLARLVPPSVADKTTQYRLTKAAGTFCYIDPEYQQTGLLGVKSDIYSFGVMLLQIITAKPPMGLAHLVQSAIDAGSFEQVLDPSLNDWPVEDALSCAKLALKCCEMRKRDRPSLATVILPELNRLRDLR, encoded by the exons ATGGTAGATTTCAGAAAATCAGCATCAGCTAAGCCTAAAAATACTGGCGGCCCTACGACTGTGATCGCCGTGACCAGCGGCCGGAAAAGCCAATACGCCGTCCAGTGGGCCGTAGAACATATTCTGAAGAAGAATTCCTCTTGCATTCTCATTCACGTTCAGACCAATCGTTTGTACCACC AGAATGGTGTTGGCCCTAGTCATTGTCGTCCACCAACTGAAGAAGAATGGCAGCGGATTTTTCTCCCTTTCAGAGGGCTTTGTGCTCGAAAAGGG ATTGTAGTGACAGAGTTGGTGTTACAAGGCGCTAATGTTACAAGTGCACTTACTCAATACGTAAATGAAAACTATATTAGTAGCGTCATTGTTGGTGCTTCCCAATGGAATTCTTTTATAAG gaaatttaaaaatacgGATGTGGCAGCTAGCTTAGCCAAGTCTTTGGCAGATTTTTGCTCAATATATGTTATATCGAAAGGAAAAGTCCAAACTATCCATCCAGCAGGTCCTGCTCAAAATGGTAAATTCACAAAAGCAGCAACAGTAAAAGGGGTAGCAACGCcagattattttttaaacaattcaCCTCAACATATAAACAG CTTGGTCAAAGATGCTACATTATCAATGACACCAAGTAATTTTTCACCAATGGAACGAAGTCCAACAATATCCTTTGGAGGCTCTTCACCACAAACCGACAATGATCTTGAATTCGCAAAGTCACAAGTCACTTCATCAAAATCCAAA GGAGTGGAAGAGCATGAAAAGGCTAAGCTTTCAAGGCAGAAAACAGTGCATGCTATGGAAAACGAGGAAAATCAAGGAGCTTCAAGTTCTGCCTACATTTATAAAAACATCGTTCCATACAGAAGATACAACATTAAAGAAATAGAAATTGCAACTAATTACTTTGATATTGATCTCAAAATTGGAGAAGGTGGTTATGGACCAGTTTTTAAAGGAGTAATTGACAACACTGATGTTGCCATCAAGGCTGTGAGGCCAGATATAAGCCATGGGGAAAGACAATTTAACCAAGAG gttcaagttttgagcaccATAACACATCCAAACATGGTACTCCTGATAGGTGCATGCCCAGAATTCGGATGTCTTGTGTATGAATATATGGACTACGGAAGTTTGGAAGATCGTTTATTCAGAAAAGGAAACACTCCTCCAATCCCATGGAAAATCCGTTTCAAAATAGCATCGGAAATCGCCACGGCCCTTCTCTACCTTCACCAACTAAAACCAGAGCCACTAGTCCACCGTGACCTCAAGCCAGCAAATATCCTCTTAGACAGAAACTATTTAAGCAAGATTGGCGACGTCGGTCTTGCCAGGCTCGTTCCGCCTTCGGTCGCTGACAAAACTACCCAGTACCGGCTGACGAAAGCCGCCGGCACATTCTGTTATATCGACCCGGAGTATCAACAGACAGGGTTGTTGGGTGTGAAATCGGACATATATTCATTTGGTGTGATGCTGCTTCAGATTATAACTGCAAAGCCTCCAATGGGGTTGGCTCATTTGGTTCAGAGCGCTATTGATGCTGGTAGCTTTGAACAAGTTCTTGATCCTAGTTTGAATGATTGGCCTGttgaagatgctttgtcttgTGCTAAGTTGGCATTGAAGTGTTGTGAGATGAGAAAACGAGATAGACCCAGTCTTGCTACTGTGATTTTACCCGAGTTGAATAGGCTCAGAGATTTGAGATAG